A genomic stretch from Macaca nemestrina isolate mMacNem1 chromosome 16, mMacNem.hap1, whole genome shotgun sequence includes:
- the LOC105490291 gene encoding gap junction beta-6 protein — protein sequence MDWGALHTLIGGVNKHSTSIGKVWVTVIFIFRVMILVVAAHEVWGDEQEDFVCNTLQPGCKNVCYDHFFPVSHIRLWALQLIFVSTPALLVAMHVAYYRHETTRKFRRGDKRNEFKDIEDIKKQKVRIEGSLWWTYTSSIFFRIIFEAAFMYVFYFLYNGYHLPWVLKCGIDPCPNLVDCFISRPTEKTVFTIFMISASVICMLLNVAELCYLLLKVCFRRSKRAQTQRNHPNHALKESKQNEMNELISDSGQNAITGFPS from the coding sequence ATGGACTGGGGGGCCCTGCACACTTTGATTGGGGGTGTCAACAAACACTCCACCAGCATCGGGAAGGTGTGGGTCACGGTCATCTTCATCTTTCGAGTCATGATCCTCGTGGTGGCCGCTCACGAAGTGTGGGGCGACGAGCAGGAGGACTTTGTCTGCAACACACTGCAACCGGGATGCAAAAACGTGTGCTATGACCACTTTTTCCCGGTGTCCCACATCCGGCTGTGGGCCCTCCAGCTGATCTTCGTCTCCACCCCCGCGCTGCTGGTGGCCATGCACGTGGCCTACTACAGGCACGAAACCACGCGCAAGTTCAGGCGAGGAGACAAGAGGAATGAGTTCAAAGACATAGAGGACATTAAAAAGCAGAAGGTTCGGATAGAGGGGTCGCTGTGGTGGACGTACACCAGCAGCATCTTTTTCCGAATCATCTTCGAAGCGGCCTTTATGTATGTGTTTTACTTCCTTTACAATGGGTACCACCTGCCCTGGGTGTTGAAATGTGGGATTGATCCCTGCCCCAACCTTGTTGACTGCTTTATTTCTAGGCCAACAGAGAAGACTGTGTTTACCATTTTTATGATTTCTGCATCTGTGATTTGCATGCTGCTTAACGTGGCAGAGTTGTGCTACCTGCTGCTGAAAGTGTGTTTTAGGAGATCAAAGAGAGCACAGACACAAAGAAATCACCCCAACCATGCCCTAAAGGAGAGTAAGCAGAATGAAATGAATGAGCTGATTTCAGATAGTGGTCAAAATGCAATCACAGGTTTCCCAAGCTAA